One part of the Microbulbifer sp. THAF38 genome encodes these proteins:
- a CDS encoding protein kinase, which yields MVCLHRQTRPRTVLYYLMEYVQGSILEQWITNNRFPKPAEAFRLLKEIATGLQAFHDQETIHQNLRPANIMIDGDGRVKIIDFDSVYVAGSAEIFRP from the coding sequence GTGGTGTGCCTGCACCGCCAGACCCGCCCGCGCACCGTGCTCTATTACCTGATGGAGTATGTACAGGGCAGCATCCTGGAGCAGTGGATCACCAATAACCGCTTTCCCAAACCGGCGGAGGCATTTCGACTCCTTAAGGAGATTGCCACCGGGCTACAGGCCTTCCACGATCAGGAAACCATTCACCAGAATTTGCGCCCGGCCAATATCATGATCGACGGCGACGGGCGGGTAAAAATTATCGACTTCGACTCAGTCTATGTGGCCGGCAGTGCCGAGATTTTCCGCCCCTAG
- a CDS encoding PP2C family serine/threonine-protein phosphatase: protein MRLVKTGLQVDYGQLSLAKDDVLLITSDGVHDFIKQDLLRELLADTQTSEQETAETLVRLAEENGSDYNLSALVVKVKALPQTTLDDYSRQLTRLPFPPELEPGMVLDGYQVERELFSSQRSQLYLVRDSATGEILVMKTPSVNYEDDIHYIDRFIQEEWIGLFAVPKWCACTARPARAPCSIT from the coding sequence TTGCGTCTAGTGAAGACCGGCTTGCAAGTGGATTACGGCCAGCTCAGCCTGGCTAAGGACGATGTGCTGCTAATTACCAGCGACGGCGTGCACGACTTTATCAAGCAGGACTTGCTGCGCGAGCTGCTGGCAGATACACAAACAAGCGAACAGGAAACTGCGGAAACCCTGGTGCGCCTCGCCGAGGAAAACGGCAGTGACTATAACCTCTCCGCATTAGTGGTTAAGGTAAAAGCATTGCCACAAACCACCCTGGACGACTACAGCCGCCAGCTTACCCGCCTACCCTTTCCGCCAGAGTTGGAACCGGGCATGGTATTGGATGGCTACCAGGTGGAACGGGAGCTGTTCTCCTCCCAGCGCAGCCAACTGTACCTGGTGCGCGACAGTGCTACCGGCGAAATCCTGGTAATGAAAACCCCCTCGGTAAATTACGAGGACGATATCCACTATATCGACCGCTTTATTCAGGAGGAGTGGATAGGCCTATTCGCAGTCCCCAAGTGGTGTGCCTGCACCGCCAGACCCGCCCGCGCACCGTGCTCTATTACCTGA
- a CDS encoding alginate export family protein, giving the protein MTISRFPKIFGTLLLGACSTVALQAAAQEGENATLADALKSGEAHLNLRYRVEIVDQEDFDQDGINGDATASTLRTRLNWLSGSYHGFSGFLELDDVTAVGNDNYNSTVNDKTNYPVVADPDGTEVNQAYVRYNGVNSVITAGRQRINLDNQRFVGGVGWRQNEQTYDGVRYQYGSADSLQLDYSYIYNVNRIFGEDSANAEFEGNIQLLHASYPLVEGHKISGFAYNLDLENAKSNSSHTYGVDYEGDFGLLNANLSYARQSDTGDNQQDYSANYYLAELGAEKGLLSAKVGYEVLGSDNGVGFKTPLATLHKFQGYTDQFLATPADGIEDLYASAAVKVAGGKLNMVYHNFDANENSTDYGHEWNVSYGRNLTEDISLLVKYASYQAHQYKLDTDKFWLMVSANF; this is encoded by the coding sequence ATGACCATTTCCAGATTTCCAAAAATTTTCGGTACTCTACTGTTGGGGGCCTGTAGCACTGTCGCATTGCAGGCTGCTGCACAGGAGGGTGAAAATGCCACTCTTGCCGATGCCCTGAAATCCGGTGAGGCGCACTTAAATCTCCGCTATCGCGTAGAGATTGTCGACCAGGAAGATTTTGATCAGGATGGCATTAATGGGGATGCTACAGCATCTACTCTGAGAACTCGCCTTAACTGGCTAAGTGGTAGTTACCATGGCTTTAGTGGTTTTCTAGAGTTGGATGATGTTACTGCTGTTGGCAATGACAATTACAACTCCACCGTCAACGATAAAACCAATTATCCGGTGGTTGCTGATCCGGATGGTACCGAGGTTAACCAGGCCTACGTTCGCTATAACGGTGTGAACTCTGTAATTACTGCTGGTCGCCAGCGCATCAATCTGGATAACCAGCGCTTCGTCGGTGGGGTTGGCTGGAGACAGAATGAGCAGACCTACGATGGTGTGCGCTACCAGTATGGCAGTGCTGACAGCCTGCAGCTGGACTACAGCTACATTTACAATGTGAACCGTATTTTCGGTGAGGACAGCGCGAACGCCGAATTTGAAGGCAATATTCAATTACTGCACGCCAGTTATCCGCTGGTCGAGGGGCATAAGATTAGCGGCTTTGCCTATAACCTCGACCTGGAAAATGCCAAGAGTAATTCAAGCCATACTTACGGTGTGGATTACGAAGGAGATTTTGGCCTGTTGAATGCCAACCTGAGCTATGCACGTCAGAGCGATACGGGTGATAACCAACAAGACTACAGCGCAAACTATTACCTGGCAGAACTGGGTGCGGAAAAGGGACTGCTAAGTGCTAAAGTCGGTTATGAAGTACTGGGTTCTGATAACGGCGTTGGTTTCAAAACTCCACTGGCCACACTGCATAAGTTTCAGGGTTATACCGATCAATTCCTGGCGACTCCTGCTGATGGTATTGAGGACCTGTATGCCTCAGCTGCCGTAAAAGTCGCTGGAGGCAAGCTGAATATGGTCTACCATAACTTCGATGCAAACGAAAACTCAACGGATTATGGTCATGAATGGAATGTGAGCTATGGCCGTAATCTCACTGAAGATATTTCTTTGTTAGTTAAGTACGCTTCCTACCAAGCGCATCAGTACAAACTGGATACCGACAAGTTTTGGTTGATGGTGAGCGCTAACTTCTAA
- the moaA gene encoding GTP 3',8-cyclase MoaA, whose product MLQDNFGRRFYYLRLSVTDICNYRCNYCLPEGIGCDRSLMGENPLSVAEVGTLVRAFASLGTEKVRLTGGEPSLRKDLVSLLEAVRASDKIRRIAITTNGYRLPSQIDDWHRAGLNQVNVSIDSLDPAQFHHITGHNRLDKALVGLDRALALGIDTKVNAVLLRQYNLAELDNFLAWIRETPVTLRFIELMRTGDNREFFASNHVSGNDIESLLLRDGWQQVARARDAGPAREYFHPDYAGRIGLITPYGKDFCASCNRLRVSAQGKLHLCLFADQGFDMREIIAAGDSDALAAHIRELIVDKTAGHQLHEGFTGATRNLAMLGG is encoded by the coding sequence ATGTTACAAGACAATTTTGGTCGTAGGTTTTACTACCTGCGTCTGTCCGTGACGGATATTTGCAATTACCGTTGCAACTACTGCCTGCCCGAAGGTATTGGTTGCGACCGTTCCCTGATGGGTGAAAATCCTCTCTCAGTCGCTGAAGTGGGCACTCTTGTGCGCGCTTTCGCCTCTTTGGGTACGGAGAAAGTGCGCCTCACCGGCGGCGAGCCGTCCCTGCGTAAAGACCTGGTGTCGCTGCTCGAAGCGGTGCGGGCCAGTGACAAGATTCGCCGCATTGCTATCACCACCAACGGTTACCGCCTGCCGAGCCAGATTGACGACTGGCACCGTGCCGGGCTGAACCAGGTGAATGTCAGTATCGACAGCCTCGATCCGGCTCAATTCCACCATATCACCGGCCACAACCGTCTCGATAAAGCCCTCGTGGGGCTGGATCGTGCCCTGGCCCTGGGAATCGATACCAAAGTCAATGCAGTGCTGCTGCGCCAATACAACCTGGCCGAGCTGGATAATTTTCTCGCCTGGATTCGGGAAACCCCGGTGACCCTGCGCTTTATCGAGTTAATGCGCACCGGCGATAACCGCGAGTTTTTCGCCAGTAATCATGTCTCCGGCAATGATATTGAATCCCTGTTATTGCGCGATGGTTGGCAGCAGGTCGCTCGCGCTCGCGATGCCGGCCCGGCGCGGGAGTATTTTCACCCGGATTACGCCGGCCGTATCGGCTTGATTACCCCTTACGGCAAAGACTTTTGCGCAAGCTGCAACCGCCTGCGGGTATCGGCCCAAGGCAAGCTGCACCTGTGCCTGTTCGCCGATCAGGGCTTTGATATGCGCGAGATAATCGCCGCTGGCGATAGTGACGCATTGGCGGCACATATCCGCGAGTTGATTGTCGATAAGACCGCTGGCCACCAGCTGCACGAAGGTTTTACCGGCGCCACCCGCAACCTGGCGATGCTGGGGGGCTAG
- a CDS encoding molybdenum cofactor guanylyltransferase, with amino-acid sequence MARTFVGKSTIGVVLAGGRSSRMGRDKALLAHPQRGNFLQHAEALLSELPLEKVVTSGARPGAIEDLVPERGPLGGLYSVALATGADAALVIPVDMPLLGREHLAELLAEGQANGRPCYFENFFFPLWLPLNGDCLDYLRRAVEGSARNSVGALLRHLGAKSIPIKSAGDWHRNINTPADYLGLSTPDKTPENSFLRDH; translated from the coding sequence ATGGCCAGGACTTTCGTTGGCAAATCGACAATCGGCGTGGTGCTAGCCGGCGGCCGCTCCAGCCGGATGGGCCGCGATAAGGCACTGCTAGCCCACCCCCAACGGGGCAATTTTTTGCAGCATGCCGAGGCATTGCTGAGTGAGCTTCCACTGGAAAAAGTTGTCACCAGCGGCGCCCGCCCCGGAGCGATTGAAGACCTGGTGCCAGAGCGTGGCCCACTGGGTGGCCTTTATTCGGTAGCCCTGGCAACCGGTGCCGATGCGGCCCTGGTGATTCCGGTAGATATGCCCCTGCTCGGGCGGGAGCACCTCGCAGAGTTATTGGCCGAGGGGCAGGCAAATGGCCGGCCCTGTTATTTTGAAAACTTCTTTTTTCCCCTGTGGCTGCCATTAAATGGCGACTGCCTGGATTATTTGCGCCGCGCCGTTGAGGGCAGTGCGCGCAATTCTGTCGGCGCGCTGCTGCGTCACCTGGGGGCCAAATCCATACCCATAAAAAGTGCTGGCGATTGGCATCGCAATATCAATACGCCGGCAGATTATCTCGGCTTGAGTACGCCGGATAAAACTCCAGAAAACAGTTTTTTGAGAGACCACTGA
- the moaB gene encoding molybdenum cofactor biosynthesis protein B has protein sequence MSAHASKEFVPLNIAVLTVSDTRNEQTDTSGQYLVEALKTAGHQLADKRITPDDVYQMRAVVSAWIADPKVQVVLVTGGTGFTDRDSTPEALSPLFDKTVDGFGELFRHISLGDIGSSTVQSRALAGLANRTLICCVPGSTGACRTAWEGILLEQLDARHKPCNFIPHVRFTSAPCESRG, from the coding sequence ATGTCCGCACACGCTAGCAAAGAATTTGTACCGCTCAATATCGCGGTACTTACCGTATCCGATACCCGCAACGAGCAGACTGATACCTCTGGCCAGTACCTGGTGGAAGCCCTCAAAACTGCCGGCCATCAGCTCGCAGATAAGCGCATAACCCCGGACGATGTTTACCAGATGCGCGCGGTGGTCTCCGCCTGGATTGCCGATCCGAAAGTGCAGGTGGTATTGGTGACCGGTGGTACCGGTTTTACCGATCGCGACTCCACGCCAGAGGCCCTGAGCCCGCTGTTTGATAAAACCGTCGACGGCTTTGGCGAGCTGTTCCGCCATATTTCCCTGGGGGATATCGGCAGCTCCACCGTGCAATCCCGCGCGCTCGCCGGCCTGGCGAATCGCACACTGATCTGTTGTGTGCCCGGCTCCACCGGAGCCTGCCGCACGGCTTGGGAAGGCATATTGCTGGAGCAGCTGGATGCCCGCCATAAGCCCTGCAATTTTATCCCCCATGTGCGCTTTACCAGCGCGCCCTGCGAGAGCCGGGGGTAA
- the moaC gene encoding cyclic pyranopterin monophosphate synthase MoaC → MSQLTHLNQRGEASMVDVTEKHITDRSALAESSISMSAEAFALLSQGAHKKGDVLSVARIAGIQAAKKTSDLIPLCHPLALTKVAVDFELQPEEHSVHITAFCRLAGRTGVEMEALTAASVAALTIYDMCKAVDPAMEIGPTRLLQKTGGKLGHWRGDAADKA, encoded by the coding sequence GTGAGCCAGTTAACCCACTTAAACCAGCGCGGCGAAGCCAGCATGGTGGATGTTACCGAGAAGCACATCACTGACCGCAGCGCCCTGGCCGAGAGCAGTATCAGTATGAGTGCAGAGGCTTTTGCACTGCTGAGCCAAGGGGCGCACAAAAAAGGTGACGTGCTTTCTGTAGCTCGTATCGCCGGCATCCAGGCCGCCAAGAAAACCTCGGATTTAATTCCCCTGTGCCATCCACTGGCGTTGACCAAAGTCGCGGTGGATTTCGAATTACAGCCGGAAGAACACAGTGTGCATATCACCGCTTTCTGCCGCCTTGCCGGGCGCACTGGCGTAGAGATGGAAGCGTTAACCGCGGCTTCGGTAGCGGCGCTGACCATTTACGATATGTGCAAAGCCGTGGACCCGGCGATGGAAATCGGCCCGACCCGCCTGTTACAAAAAACCGGCGGTAAGCTCGGCCACTGGCGCGGCGACGCCGCGGACAAGGCGTAA
- the moaD gene encoding molybdopterin converting factor subunit 1, translated as MVKVLFFARLRQQLGMGEMILEDFSGSLSELRKTLCEQHPDWSPHLQRDDIRMALNQELAETGAQVEAGDEVAFFPPVTGG; from the coding sequence ATGGTAAAGGTTCTGTTTTTCGCGCGTCTGCGCCAGCAATTGGGCATGGGCGAGATGATCCTGGAGGACTTTTCCGGCAGTCTCAGCGAGTTGCGTAAAACCCTATGTGAGCAGCACCCGGATTGGAGCCCACACCTGCAAAGAGACGATATCCGTATGGCCTTGAACCAGGAGCTGGCAGAAACCGGAGCCCAGGTGGAGGCCGGTGATGAAGTTGCATTTTTCCCGCCGGTTACCGGCGGCTAG
- the moaE gene encoding molybdopterin synthase catalytic subunit MoaE: MTAVDRIEVCETPLDVAAEYTALQGNSADGACALFVGSVRDFNAGSDVCGLALEHYPGMTEKSLQRIINDARDRWSLGRVTIVHRVGPMQINDEIVFVGVTSPHRQAAFAACQYIMDRLKTEAPFWKREAVADEPGKPSERWVEARASDAAEMEKWSAG; the protein is encoded by the coding sequence ATGACAGCCGTTGATCGTATCGAAGTCTGTGAAACGCCCCTCGATGTAGCGGCTGAATATACTGCGCTACAAGGCAACAGTGCCGATGGTGCCTGCGCCCTGTTTGTGGGGTCGGTGCGGGACTTCAATGCGGGTAGTGATGTCTGTGGCCTGGCTCTGGAACACTATCCGGGCATGACTGAAAAAAGCCTGCAACGGATTATCAATGATGCCCGCGATCGCTGGTCTCTGGGGCGTGTGACTATCGTCCACCGTGTTGGCCCCATGCAGATCAACGACGAGATTGTTTTTGTCGGTGTTACCAGCCCCCACCGTCAAGCTGCCTTCGCCGCCTGCCAATACATCATGGATCGCCTCAAAACTGAGGCGCCTTTCTGGAAGCGCGAAGCGGTTGCGGATGAGCCTGGTAAGCCTTCAGAGCGCTGGGTTGAAGCTCGGGCCAGCGATGCTGCGGAGATGGAAAAGTGGTCCGCCGGCTGA
- the modA gene encoding molybdate ABC transporter substrate-binding protein, giving the protein MVRRLSLLLSALLVAIALPVNADNCTLRVAVAASFRPALEEVLPEFERRHACVVQISSGSSGVLYQQIAHRAPFDLFLSADRERPELLEKQGGALANSRKTYALGLLALWHPKSELNIEQLLQTWPDKIVLADPKVAPFGSAARQALQSLGLWKKKQTQLARAHNAGQTYLMLDSGNARLGFVAASQMQAAGRDNYWLLPQHLYKPIEQQLLIPIQSRRPKEAQSLADYLRSAEVQVQLQHLGYGVLPTQYQSRDGGSGL; this is encoded by the coding sequence GTGGTCCGCCGGCTGAGCCTGCTGCTATCCGCTTTACTGGTGGCTATCGCGCTACCGGTAAATGCGGATAACTGCACCTTGCGGGTGGCGGTAGCGGCCAGTTTCCGCCCGGCACTGGAAGAGGTACTGCCGGAATTTGAGCGTCGCCATGCCTGTGTGGTGCAAATCAGCAGTGGCAGCTCCGGGGTGCTCTACCAACAAATAGCGCACCGCGCGCCCTTCGATTTATTCCTGTCTGCCGATCGCGAGCGACCCGAACTGTTGGAAAAGCAGGGTGGGGCACTGGCCAACAGTCGTAAGACTTACGCCCTGGGTTTACTGGCTCTCTGGCACCCAAAATCGGAATTGAATATCGAGCAGTTACTGCAAACCTGGCCTGATAAAATTGTACTAGCCGATCCCAAAGTAGCGCCCTTCGGCAGTGCCGCACGGCAAGCGCTGCAGAGCCTGGGCTTGTGGAAGAAAAAACAAACTCAATTAGCCCGGGCCCACAATGCAGGCCAAACCTATTTAATGTTGGATTCAGGCAATGCCCGGCTGGGATTTGTCGCCGCCAGCCAGATGCAAGCAGCCGGCCGCGATAACTACTGGTTGCTGCCGCAGCATTTGTATAAACCCATTGAGCAGCAGCTGCTGATTCCCATCCAGAGTCGCCGGCCTAAAGAGGCGCAGTCCCTCGCTGACTATTTGCGTTCAGCGGAAGTGCAGGTGCAACTACAGCACTTGGGTTACGGTGTTTTACCGACTCAATATCAAAGTAGAGATGGAGGGAGTGGCTTATGA
- the modB gene encoding molybdate ABC transporter permease subunit, with protein sequence MNIAAADWQALWLTLKLAGSTTLLLFIIGVPLAWKLSQWQSRWRHGIEVLITLPLVLPPTVLGFYLLLLFSPNYAPGQWLSQLFDGPLVFSFTGLVFASVIYSLPFMVQPLLAAFNANGQRLTQAAAALGIPPWAALLKVLLPASRAAIVSACALTFAHTLGEFGVVLMIGGAIPGETQVVSIALYQHVEAMEYGAAHRLALMLMGITTVLLLAARWLGHSLAPRGLNSERAKPVMGVLG encoded by the coding sequence ATGAATATCGCCGCTGCCGACTGGCAGGCCCTGTGGCTAACTTTAAAATTGGCCGGCTCAACTACCTTGCTCCTGTTTATTATCGGGGTGCCCCTGGCCTGGAAATTGAGTCAATGGCAGAGCCGCTGGCGCCATGGCATAGAGGTATTAATTACCCTGCCGCTGGTACTGCCACCCACGGTGTTGGGTTTTTATTTACTGCTTTTATTTTCCCCTAACTACGCCCCCGGGCAGTGGCTGTCACAACTTTTTGATGGCCCTTTGGTGTTTTCCTTTACCGGCCTGGTATTTGCGTCAGTAATTTATTCCCTGCCGTTTATGGTGCAGCCGCTGTTGGCCGCGTTTAATGCCAATGGCCAGCGCTTGACCCAGGCTGCCGCAGCACTGGGTATACCGCCCTGGGCGGCATTGTTAAAAGTTCTTTTGCCGGCGAGTCGCGCCGCTATTGTGAGTGCCTGCGCTTTAACCTTTGCCCATACCCTCGGTGAGTTCGGGGTAGTGCTGATGATTGGTGGCGCTATTCCCGGTGAGACCCAGGTGGTTTCTATCGCTCTTTATCAGCATGTGGAGGCGATGGAATACGGTGCGGCGCACCGGCTGGCTTTGATGTTGATGGGAATTACTACGGTACTGCTACTCGCTGCCCGTTGGCTGGGACATAGTTTGGCCCCGCGCGGATTAAACAGTGAGCGCGCTAAACCGGTAATGGGGGTGCTGGGCTAA
- a CDS encoding ATP-binding cassette domain-containing protein, with translation MEITSPLFGTTSTTSDSTGLSVAGLVTPLNAATPWQLELPASGIFGLTGPSGSGKSTLLAALAGQRHCRGNITFANTVWQRGRRALATHKRTLSLGFQDSRLFAGQSVADNLALARRYSRRPLPEEECGRLLEAFGIEPLLHQPVELLSGGEAQRVAVLRQLFNNAPLQLFDEPLSAVDRAQVLRRLLPTLRDFWVRYPALVIWTSHDFDEIQLLAQRCLWMDSANLSAPLPLPEVAQRLDSHGLRDSCRSRIEARVESLNDGLLTLNLGGISIFADRVTGHYRKGDTAAFLLEAGDISLSVEKPGLSSILNCLPVTLVAKQKLVDGRIRLQLTAAKQVFYADISHLSYERLQLYIGGPYFAQFKAGSLAGL, from the coding sequence ATGGAAATCACCTCACCCCTATTCGGTACTACGTCTACCACTTCTGATTCCACCGGATTGAGTGTTGCAGGGCTGGTGACTCCGCTTAACGCAGCAACTCCCTGGCAGTTAGAGCTGCCAGCCTCTGGAATTTTTGGCCTTACCGGTCCCTCCGGCAGTGGCAAGAGCACATTACTGGCTGCTTTGGCTGGCCAACGCCATTGCCGTGGCAATATCACTTTTGCCAATACGGTTTGGCAGCGCGGACGCCGCGCCCTGGCTACTCACAAAAGAACGCTTTCTTTGGGCTTTCAGGATAGCCGCTTGTTTGCCGGCCAGTCGGTGGCAGATAACCTGGCACTGGCCCGCCGTTACAGCCGCAGGCCACTGCCCGAGGAAGAGTGTGGTCGGCTGCTAGAGGCTTTTGGTATTGAACCGCTGCTACATCAGCCGGTGGAGTTACTCTCTGGTGGAGAAGCCCAGCGAGTGGCTGTATTGCGCCAGCTTTTTAACAACGCGCCGCTGCAATTATTTGATGAGCCACTATCAGCGGTTGACCGCGCCCAGGTACTGCGGCGCCTATTGCCGACCCTACGGGATTTCTGGGTTCGATATCCGGCGCTGGTAATCTGGACCAGTCACGACTTTGATGAAATCCAGCTGCTAGCCCAGCGCTGTTTATGGATGGATTCTGCCAATTTGTCCGCGCCACTTCCTTTACCTGAAGTTGCTCAGCGCCTGGATAGCCACGGCCTAAGGGATAGCTGCCGCAGCCGGATTGAAGCGCGAGTGGAATCTCTAAATGATGGTCTGCTGACTTTGAATTTAGGGGGGATTTCCATCTTTGCAGATAGGGTGACAGGCCATTATCGAAAAGGCGATACCGCCGCTTTTCTGCTGGAAGCTGGAGATATCAGCCTCAGTGTAGAGAAGCCAGGCCTGTCCAGTATCCTCAATTGCCTGCCGGTAACTTTAGTTGCTAAACAAAAGCTCGTGGATGGCCGCATTCGCCTGCAATTAACCGCTGCAAAGCAGGTATTTTATGCCGATATTTCCCACCTATCTTACGAGCGTTTGCAGCTGTATATAGGTGGACCTTACTTTGCCCAGTTTAAGGCCGGCAGTCTTGCAGGTTTGTAA
- a CDS encoding MFS transporter, producing the protein MSDIYEWTPEDSRFWQSQGKKIANRNLWISIPSLLCGFAVWLYWGIITVQMLNLGFPIAKADLFTLMAIAGLTGATLRIPSSFFIRLFGGRNTIVFTTALLMIPALGTGIALQSKETPLWVFQLLALLSGIGGGNFASSMSNISFFFPKEKQGLALGLNAGLGNFGVTTMQILVPLFMTFGAFGAAGGDPMILVSGSGSLIGKVPAGSETWIQNAGFVWLLFLLPLALLGWFGMNNLRTEEVSPDVGSTLGAMAKMTLMLSIGLFTAVIGLWLLLPEAANGSGWGVPKEIVLVLVIAATVFGLKLLPGAIRTSLQRQYRIFNNKHTWVMSVIYTMTFGSFIGFAAAFPLAIKVIFGYSHVMVGGVMTHDTINSNGPSALMYAWMGPFIGALIRPVGGWIADRIGGALVTQICAAVMVGSALGVAYYMKAAYASATPEEFFLPFFLLFLLLFAATGIGNGSTFRTIAMVFPKEQAGPVLGWTSAVAAYGAFYIPKVFGEQIKATTPEYALAGMAIFYAVCLVINYWFYLRKNGEFYNP; encoded by the coding sequence GTGTCTGATATTTATGAGTGGACCCCAGAGGACAGCCGCTTCTGGCAGTCCCAGGGCAAAAAAATCGCAAACCGCAATCTATGGATTTCTATACCCAGTCTTTTGTGTGGTTTCGCCGTGTGGCTCTACTGGGGCATTATTACCGTTCAAATGCTCAACCTTGGCTTCCCCATTGCCAAAGCCGATCTGTTTACCCTAATGGCCATCGCCGGCCTCACTGGCGCTACCCTTCGAATACCCAGTAGTTTCTTTATTCGATTGTTCGGTGGGCGCAACACCATTGTATTTACCACAGCCCTGTTGATGATCCCCGCCCTCGGCACTGGTATCGCCCTGCAGAGCAAGGAGACTCCACTGTGGGTATTCCAATTGCTGGCGCTGCTGTCTGGTATCGGCGGTGGTAACTTCGCCTCTTCCATGTCCAATATCAGTTTCTTTTTTCCCAAGGAAAAGCAGGGGTTGGCGCTTGGCCTGAATGCAGGCCTGGGCAACTTCGGTGTTACCACTATGCAGATCCTGGTACCGCTATTTATGACCTTCGGTGCCTTCGGCGCTGCTGGCGGCGATCCCATGATACTGGTGAGCGGCTCCGGCTCACTGATCGGCAAGGTGCCGGCGGGCTCCGAAACATGGATTCAAAACGCCGGCTTTGTGTGGCTACTGTTCCTGCTTCCGCTGGCCCTATTAGGTTGGTTCGGTATGAACAACCTGCGCACGGAAGAAGTGAGCCCAGATGTGGGCAGCACCCTCGGCGCTATGGCAAAAATGACCTTAATGCTGAGTATCGGCCTGTTTACCGCGGTGATCGGCCTGTGGTTGTTATTGCCCGAAGCCGCCAACGGCTCCGGTTGGGGTGTGCCCAAAGAAATTGTGTTGGTGCTGGTTATTGCCGCTACGGTATTCGGCCTGAAACTCCTGCCGGGTGCCATCAGAACCAGCCTGCAACGCCAATATCGCATCTTCAACAACAAACATACCTGGGTGATGAGTGTTATTTACACCATGACCTTCGGCAGTTTTATCGGTTTCGCCGCTGCCTTCCCGCTGGCCATTAAAGTTATCTTCGGCTACAGCCACGTGATGGTGGGTGGGGTCATGACCCACGATACCATCAATAGCAATGGTCCCAGTGCCCTAATGTATGCCTGGATGGGCCCATTTATTGGTGCACTAATTCGCCCAGTAGGTGGTTGGATTGCCGATCGTATCGGTGGCGCCCTGGTGACCCAGATCTGTGCCGCGGTAATGGTGGGAAGCGCCCTGGGGGTGGCCTACTACATGAAAGCCGCCTATGCCTCCGCCACTCCAGAAGAATTCTTCCTGCCCTTCTTCCTGTTGTTCCTACTGTTGTTTGCTGCCACCGGTATTGGCAATGGTTCTACCTTCCGCACCATCGCCATGGTGTTCCCGAAAGAGCAGGCAGGCCCGGTATTGGGATGGACTTCAGCAGTTGCCGCCTACGGAGCCTTCTACATTCCCAAAGTCTTCGGCGAACAGATCAAGGCGACCACGCCTGAATATGCACTGGCGGGCATGGCCATTTTCTATGCGGTTTGCCTGGTAATTAATTACTGGTTCTACCTGCGCAAGAACGGCGAATTTTATAACCCATAA
- the narL gene encoding two-component system response regulator NarL, which yields MTPSATVMMVDDHPLFRKGLKQLFAMEPGLELVAEASSGEEALQQAKLHEPDLILLDLNMRGMDGLDTLRAMRAADISSRIIILTVSDNNADVVSCIRAGADGYLLKDMEPEDILDQVIQATHGKLAISQRLTEVLASALRKPDTSGADTLSTLTSREFQILQLIADGLSNKLIARELDISDATVKVHVKHLLKKLGMRSRVEAAVWMVNQKRPESLERVH from the coding sequence ATGACCCCATCTGCTACGGTAATGATGGTTGACGACCACCCGCTGTTTCGCAAAGGTCTCAAGCAGCTGTTTGCCATGGAGCCCGGTTTGGAATTAGTGGCGGAGGCCAGTAGTGGCGAGGAAGCTCTGCAACAGGCCAAACTGCACGAGCCGGATCTGATCTTGCTGGATTTAAATATGCGCGGCATGGATGGGCTCGATACCTTGCGGGCGATGCGCGCCGCTGATATTTCCTCACGAATCATTATTCTCACGGTATCCGATAACAACGCTGACGTGGTGTCCTGTATTCGTGCCGGAGCGGATGGCTACCTGCTCAAGGATATGGAGCCGGAGGATATTCTCGATCAGGTGATACAGGCGACCCATGGCAAGCTCGCCATCAGCCAGCGCTTGACCGAAGTGCTAGCCTCAGCCCTACGCAAGCCGGACACCTCCGGAGCGGATACTTTATCCACTCTCACCAGCCGTGAATTTCAGATACTGCAGCTAATTGCCGATGGCCTCAGCAACAAATTGATTGCCCGCGAGTTGGATATCAGCGACGCAACAGTGAAAGTCCACGTTAAACATTTATTGAAGAAATTAGGGATGCGCTCGCGCGTGGAGGCTGCCGTTTGGATGGTCAATCAAAAGCGCCCGGAATCCCTGGAGCGGGTTCACTAA